The DNA region TCGATTTTGGGGTTAGGGCTCTTGGTCGAATTTGGTCCGCCTCCCTTTTTTCTCAAATTTTTCGTCCCTTTCACTGATTCGCCTCTCCCTATTTATGTTCACAGCTTAGGGTTTCGAATTGGTCCTTTGGGTTCCAAAAGAGTATCCCTGTAAAACTCCTTTTGATGCTCAGAAATTGGGTTGTCCTATTTAATGCTAAAACCGAAACGGTATTCTGAACTTAGCTTTCTCTTTGAATTTTGTCCTAATGCCAATTTGGGAATTTTCGAATCTTTACTGCCTTGGCTAATTAGTTTGTGTTTTTTGTTACTGCAGTGAAATGGTGAAAACGTGAGGAGCTTGGTTTTCACGGTGGCCAATGGATTTGCTTGGATCCGTTGCCGCAGGATAGTAGCAATGTCCATTGGGTTAATATCCGGTTGCAAACATCTCTAAGGCACATTCGCAATCTTCGAAGTGCATGCTGCTCAGCTTCAACCTTTGCTTTTAGCTCAGATGCCTTTGGGCCACTCGCCAATTTTGGCGCCCTAGGAAGTTCAGAACGGCTTCCTATATCCTGGGATTCGTTGCTGATTCGCTCCAACAATATCGACATAGCAGCTTCtattaaacaaataaaaaaaacaaggtCCTATCTTCGGTAGATGGCATGTATGTAGATGTATCAATCTGCTCAGGAAGTTGTTTTATATCCACCTCAAACCGGGACTGAACATTATTGAGAACATCAACATCGGATGAACATGAAACAAATGTAATTGCAAGGCCTTTGGTGCCAAACCTTCCAGCTCGGCCAACTCTGTGTAAGTATGTGTCTGCAGAGTCAGGCATGTCATAGTTCGTCACAATATTCACGCGTTCAATGTCAATTCCTCTGCCAACCAAATCGGTTGCTACAAGAAACCTGGTATGTCTCTCCTTAAAACCTTTATAACGCTTCAACCTTTCTTCCTGGGACATTCCAGAATGAATGCATATAGATGGAAAGTTGCATTCCACAAGCAGCTTGTCCACTAGAGAACTATCTAACAATTGAGTTTTTTTTCTGATTCAGCAAGCATGTGATTCATTCCCTTGATTGCTTCTTCATCGTGGCGCATAATATTAGTCTTCGTCACATATACAGCATCCTGAAGTTGATGGAGAACATCCCTCAAACGATCACCTAGCACCAAGATATCCTCAACAATGTCATGTGAAATCTGacttttgtttgtttgtgtaGACAGGATTTTACTCAAGGATTGAATGCTTGAAAGTGGACCATGGATTTGCTCAACCAAATTATTCATCCTGACATTATTTTGCCATGTTGATTGCTGAAGTAACATTGCTTTCTGATCCATAACATATGCCATAGCCAGAGACTGTGAAATACCAACAGCATTTGATCTTTGATCGGAAGTGAAGTTGCGCATACAAACCGGCTCATCCTTGACCCGAGGGGTCTGAGTTTGTTAAAAGAGGGAGCTCTTATTTGTATTGTGTTAAAGAATGCAGATGGAATTTAGAAATGATTGTAATCCCTTTTCTTTGGACTGCTATGAGTTTTCTGCTACAAGTTGTTGTCTGTGCCATGTTCTTTATTGTTTGTTGCAGGTTGGGGACGAGATTGCAAGCATGTTAATGAAGGAGTACCGGCAGCAGGTGCAGGTGGTGGTTCAGGGTAATTTGGTGAGAGCCGGTTAGGAGGTGTGTCTCTTTGCAATGTCCCAACGGTATTAAAAACTAAATTTGCAATCGAATTAACTTGTTCTTGTAGCTGAGAGATTATATCCATTACAAGAGCAACTTCCAAGTAGAAACTTTAACCTAACAAAGTTCAAGTTGACAACAATGTGACTCACCAGATGCTGTACCTGCAAGCGCAATTTTGCTTCTCCAAATCACTTTTTATTCTGTTTTAACTTTTCAATAGCAGAGAAAGGCAAAACAATTATTTGTTCTTTCCATTTTCCTGTTGTGGCTTTTGTAACCGAAACATGGACTGCTGTGATATTGCAGGTTTTCTTGTACCATTTCGAGCAGCTTGGCCTACTCGATAATGCTTCATGTACTGCAGGTGACTTCTTTTGGCTCATGTGTTGAACTTGGAAACTAATGACACCAATGTTGAACTTGGAAACCCCATAATGGAAAAGATTC from Lathyrus oleraceus cultivar Zhongwan6 chromosome 1, CAAS_Psat_ZW6_1.0, whole genome shotgun sequence includes:
- the LOC127087356 gene encoding DEAD-box ATP-dependent RNA helicase 15 — protein: MSQEERLKRYKGFKERHTRFLVATDLVGRGIDIERVNIVTNYDMPDSADTYLHRVGRAGRFGTKGLAITFVSCSSDVDVLNNVQSRFEVDIKQLPEQIDTSTYMPSTEDRTLFFLFV